A window from Vulpes lagopus strain Blue_001 chromosome 23, ASM1834538v1, whole genome shotgun sequence encodes these proteins:
- the LOC121481224 gene encoding C-Myc-binding protein: MSSAARSPPATVSGASYAAAAVTMAHYKAADSKREQFRRYLEKSGVLDTLTKVLVALYEEPEKPNSALDFLKHHLGAATPENPEIELLRLELAEMKEKYEAIVEENKKLKTKLAQYEPPQEEKRAE; this comes from the exons ATGAGCAGTGCGGCTCGGAGCCCGCCAGCCACGGTCTCGGGCGCCAGCTACGCCGCTGCCGCTGTCACTATGGCCCATTACAAA GCCGCCGACTCGAAGCGCGAGCAGTTCCGGAGGTACTTGGAGAAGTCGGGGGTGCTGGACACGCTGACCAAGG TATTGGTAGCCTTATATGAAGAACCAGAGAAACCTAATAGTGCTTTGGA TTTCTTAAAGCATCACTTAGGAGCTGCTACcccagaaaatccagaaatagagcTGCTTCGCCTAGAATtggcagaaatgaaagaaaaatatgaagctattgtagaagaaaataaaaaactgaaaacaaag CTTGCTCAGTATGAACCACCTCAGGAGGAGAAGCGTGCTGAATAG
- the GJA9 gene encoding gap junction alpha-9 protein gives MGNWNFLGGILEEVHIHSTIIGKIWLTVLFIFRMLVLGVAAEDVWNDEQSGFICNTEQPGCRNVCYDQAFPISLIRYWVLQVIFVSSPSLVYMGHALYRLRVLEKERQRRKAQLRGALEGVGFEVPGDRRRLEQELCQLEQRKLNKAPLRGNLLCTYVVHIFTRSMVEVGFIIGQYLLYGFHLQPLFKCHGHPCPNVIDCFVSRPTEKTIFLLFMQSIATVSLFLNVLEIFHLGFKKIKRGLWGQYKLKDEHNEFFANKSKQNLAKYQSTSAYSLKGFSSAPDYYLLMEKQKHPAACPSLSSPAFQADPDNHSGNDEKCILDEQETVLSDEMRTLSATCSHLQHISSCNNEDTHKIFRREVGTPLKEKREMACKDGKRNHCSRGHCSIPGVAIELDNHMGQSSQTAFPPPAQGAWEQSWLSTTWGPSPEEENQGSPPKGNLKGQFREGTIRTLPPSQGDCQAPDISDTPDSLGQLTFESDLVRGCNNPTACPPNHSVLLTNHLTGRRAPTDLQI, from the coding sequence ATGGGGAACTGGAATTTCCTTGGAGGCATCCTGGAGGAAGTTCACATCCACTCCACCATAATTGGAAAGATCTGGCTCACTGTCCTGTTCATATTTCGAATGCTTGTTCTGGGTGTAGCAGCTGAAGATGTCTGGAATGATGAGCAGTCTGGCTTCATCTGTAATACAGAACAACCTGGCTGCAGAAATGTGTGCTATGACCAGGCCTTTCCTATCTCCCTCATTAGATATTGGGTTTTGCAGGTGATATTTGTGTCTTCACCGTCCCTGGTCTATATGGGCCATGCTTTGTACCGACTGCGGGTtctggagaaagagaggcagaggaggaaagctCAACTGAGAGGAGCACTGGAGGGGGTGGGGTTTGAAGTACCTGGGGATCGGAGAAGACTGGAGCAAGAACTCTGTCAGCTGGAACAAAGGAAACTAAATAAAGCTCCACTCAGAGGAAACCTGCTTTGCACTTATGTGGTACACATTTTCACTCGCTCTATGGTTGAGGTTGGGTTCATAATTGGACAGTATCTTTTATACGGATTTCATTTACAGCCTTTATTTAAATGCCATGGCCACCCATGTCCAAATGTAATTGACTGCTTTGTCTCAAGACCAACAGAAAAGACAATATTCCTATTATTTATGCAATCTATAGCCACTGTTTCACTTTTCTTAAATGTTCTAGAAATTTTCCACCTcggttttaaaaagattaaaagaggGCTTTGGGGACAATATAAGTTGAAGGATGAGCATAATGAATTCTTTGCGAACAAGTCAAAACAAAATCTTGCCAAATATCAGAGCACATCTGCATACTCACTGAAGGGATTCTCTTCTGCACCTGATTATTATCTGTTAATGGAAAAGCAAAAACACCCAGCAGCGTGTCCTAGTTTAAGTTCACCCGCATTTCAGGCAGATCCTGACAACCACAGTGGAAATGATGAGAAATGCATTTTAGATGAACAAGAAACTGTACTTTCTGATGAGATGCGTACACTTAGTGCTACGTGTAGTCATCTTCAACACATCAGCTCATGTAATAATGAAGAcactcataaaatatttagaagagaaGTGGGTACCCcattaaaggaaaagagagaaatggccTGCAAAGACGGCAAAaggaaccactgctctagaggTCATTGTTCTATTCCAGGTGTTGCTATAGAACTGGACAATCACATGGGGCAGTCATCCCAAACAGCTTTCCCTCCACCTGCTCAGGGTGCTTGGGAACAGTCGTGGCTTAGCACGACATGGGGTCCCTCTCCTGAAGAGGAAAATCAGGGGTCACCCCCTAAAGGAAACCTCAAGGGTCAGTTCAGAGAGGGCACGATTAGAACCCTTCCCCCTTCGCAGGGAGACTGCCAAGCACCTGACATTTCAGACACTCCTGATTCTTTGGGACAGTTGACCTTCGAATCTGATTTGGTCAGAGGCTGCAATAATCCTACTGCTTGTCCTCCAAATCATTCAGTGTTGCTGACAAACCACCTCACTGGCAGGCGGGCTCCCACAGACCTTCAGATCTGA
- the RRAGC gene encoding ras-related GTP-binding protein C: MSLQYGAEETPLAGSYGAADSFPKDFGYGVEEEEEEAAAAGGGVGAGAGGGCGPGGADSSKPRILLMGLRRSGKSSIQKVVFHKMSPNETLFLESTNKIYKDDISNSSFVNFQIWDFPGQMDFFDPTFDYEMIFRGTGALIYVIDAQDDYMEALTRLHITVSKAYKVNPDMNFEVFIHKVDGLSDDHKIETQRDIHQRANDDLADAGLEKLHLSFYLTSIYDHSIFEAFSKVVQKLIPQLPTLENLLNIFISNSGIEKAFLFDVVSKIYIATDSSPVDMQSYELCCDMIDVVIDVSCIYGLKEDGSGSAYDKESMAIIKLNNTTVLYLKEVTKFLALVCILREESFERKGLIDYNFHCFRKAIHEVFEVGVTSHRSCGHQTSAPSLKSLTHNGTPRNAI; the protein is encoded by the exons ATGTCTCTGCAGTACGGGGCGGAGGAGACGCCCCTGGCCGGCAGTTACGGCGCGGCCGACTCGTTCCCCAAGGACTTCGGCTACGgcgtggaggaggaggaagaggaggcggcggcggcgggcggcggggtcggggcgggggccggcggcggcTGTGGCCCGGGGGGCGCTGACAGCTCCAAGCCCAGGATCCTGCTCATGGGGCTGCGGCGCAGCGGCAAGTCCTCCATCCAGAAG gTGGTGTTTCATAAAATGTCACCCAACGAGACTCTCTTCTTGGAAAGTACCAACAAGATTTATAAAGATGACATTTCCAATAGCTCCTTTGTGAATTTCCAGATCTGGGATTTTCCTGGGCAAATGGACTTTTTTGACCCTACTTTTGACTACGAGATGATCTTCCGGGGAACAGGAGCACTGATATATGTCATTGATGCACAG GATGACTACATGGAGGCTTTAACAAGACTTCACATTACTGTTTCTAAAGCCTACAAAGTTAACCCAGACATGAATTTTGAGGTTTTTATTCACAAAGTTGATGGTCTGTCTGATGATCACAAAATAGAAACACAGAGGGACATTCATCAGAGGGCCAATGATGACCTTGCAGATGCTGGGCTAGAAAAACTCCACCTTAG CTTTTATCTGACTAGTATCTATGACCATTCGATATTTGAAGCCTTTAGTAAGGTGGTGCAGAAACTCATCCCACAACTGCCGACCTTGGAAAACctattaaatatctttatatcA aaTTCAGGTATTGAAAAAGCTTTTCTCTTCGATGTTGTCAGCAAAATCTACATTGCAACAGACAGTTCCCCTGTGGATATGCAATCTTATGAACTTTGCTGTGACATGATTGATGTTGTAATTGATGTGTCTTGTATATATGG gTTAAAGGAAGATGGAAGTGGAAGTGCTTATGACAAAGAATCTATGGCAATTATCAAGCTGAATAATACAACTGTCCTTTATTTAAAGGAAGTGACTAAATTTTTGGCACTGGTCTGCATTCTTAGGGAAGAAAGTTTTGAACGAAAAG GTTTAATAGACTACAACTTCCACTGTTTCCGGAAAGCTATTCATGAGGTTTTTGAGGTGGGTGTGACCTCTCACAGGAGCTGTGGTCACCAGACAAGTGCCCCCAGCCTGAAATCGCTGACACACAATGGCACGCCGCGAAATGCCATCTAG